One window of Magallana gigas chromosome 2, xbMagGiga1.1, whole genome shotgun sequence genomic DNA carries:
- the LOC105322212 gene encoding CD63 antigen, which translates to MGCLVGLGRILIVIINIIFLILGLVFFALGLVCLVGDSMLKPYYQSVLDTLKAQLEANNFGTIDLSSFNISALIGGLGYFFVGLGLFLLIITILGCCGACCKVKYMLITYAVIVIVILAGEIVFMGILYGSPDTIKDEMKGPLKASIQSDYMGFNGTNIVSLGWNFAHRQFSCCGVDSYNDFTGGVKWNTNYGGGLKAPITCCITIPDSGTPTCAETPSDIYTKGCFDEVYNMLLGNVSLVAGSIAGCGCFQLVLIIFALIIFCDARQSSKVNPKQ; encoded by the exons ATGGGTTGTTTAGTAGGGTTAGGGAGGATATTGATAGTCATTATCAACATCATATTTCTG ATACTTGGTTTAGTGTTCTTTGCCCTGGGACTCGTCTGTCTCGTGGGAGACTCTATGCTGAAACCTTACTACCAGAGTGTACTGGATACACTCAAAGCTCAGCTCGAGGCCAACAACTTTGGTACCATTGACCTCTCGTCCTTCAACATCAGCGCCCTGATCGGGGGCCTGGGCTACTTCTTCGTGGGTCTGGGCCTCTTTCTGCTGATCATCACCATTCTGGGTTGTTGCGGGGCCTGTTGTAAGGTCAAGTACATGCTGATCACGTATGCTGTCATCGTCATCGTTATTCTCGCCGGAGAAATCGTCTTCATGGGGATTCTGTATGGGTCACCAGACACG ATAAAGGACGAGATGAAGGGCCCTCTAAAGGCATCTATTCAAAGTGATTACATGGGATTTAATGGCACCAACATTGTTAGTCTAGGCTGGAATTTCGCTCACAGACAG TTTTCGTGCTGTGGAGTAGACAGTTACAACGATTTCACGGGCGGAGTCAAATGGAACACAAACTACGGTGGCGGGCTGAAGGCCCCGATCACGTGCTGTATCACAATACCTGACTCAGGCACGCCTACCTGTGCCGAGACACCCTCTGACATATACACAAAG GGGTGCTTTGATGAAGTCTACAACATGTTGCTGGGTAACGTGTCCCTGGTGGCTGGCTCCATCGCTGGATGCGGTTGCTTTCAG cttGTTTTGATCATCTTTGCATTGATAATTTTCTGCGACGCTCGACAATCATCAAAAGTCAATCCGAAACAGTA